A genomic segment from Geitlerinema sp. PCC 7407 encodes:
- a CDS encoding IS1 family transposase (programmed frameshift) has protein sequence MIKYEHTHYSKPRFHCRDYGRQFVEGATRQSIDESTRQLIDKLLLERLAPAAIARVTGVSPHWLQMYVNQKFYQTPKTIEVTQKNRGRLTIQLDEIWSYVGSKANKHWIWLAIDADSREIVGLFVGTRSRQDAKGLWQSLPAVYRQCAICYTDFWEAYQQVLPRKRHRVVSKETGQTSYIERFNNTLRQRIGRLVRKTLSFSKKLSNHIGAIWYFVHHYNDALRS, from the exons ATTATCAAATACGAGCATACCCATTACAGCAAACCACGATTCCACTGCCGAGACTATGGACGGCAGTTTGTTGAGGGTGCTACCCGACAATCAATTGATGAGTCGACTCGCCAACTGATTGATAAGTTGTTGCTCGAACGCCTAGCCCCAGCAGCGATTGCACGGGTGACGGGCGTTTCTCCTCACTGGCTACAAATGTATGTCAATCAGAAGTTCTACCAAACACCGAAGACCATCGAAGTCACCCAAAAAA ACCGGGGACGGTTGACAATTCAGTTGGATGAGATATGGTCCTATGTTGGCTCTAAAGCAAATAAACACTGGATTTGGTTGGCGATTGATGCTGATAGCCGTGAAATTGTTGGGTTATTTGTCGGTACGCGTTCTCGGCAAGATGCAAAGGGGCTTTGGCAATCCTTGCCAGCCGTTTATCGTCAGTGCGCGATCTGCTACACCGATTTTTGGGAAGCTTATCAGCAGGTACTACCGAGGAAGCGGCATCGAGTAGTTAGCAAAGAAACTGGGCAAACCAGTTACATTGAGCGATTTAACAACACCTTACGGCAGCGAATCGGACGCTTAGTTCGCAAGACCTTGTCGTTTTCCAAGAAGTTGAGTAACCACATTGGGGCAATTTGGTACTTTGTGCATCATTACAATGACGCTTTGCGCTCCTAA
- a CDS encoding RNA-binding protein, producing the protein MTIRVTNLPAQVAEGDLRKLFSSFGVIQKIDIKLERDDNTAYVQLEDGSSEARARNDLNGTEWFGQIIRLEIIREGSREGGQPKSNPIIPPEIIQEGSREDEQSESNPE; encoded by the coding sequence ATGACTATCCGAGTGACGAATTTACCTGCACAGGTCGCTGAGGGGGATTTGAGGAAGCTTTTTTCAAGCTTCGGTGTAATTCAAAAAATTGATATCAAACTCGAACGTGACGACAACACCGCGTATGTGCAGCTAGAAGATGGATCTAGTGAAGCTCGTGCTAGGAATGACCTAAATGGAACAGAGTGGTTTGGTCAAATCATTCGTCTTGAGATAATCCGAGAAGGCAGTCGAGAAGGTGGGCAACCCAAATCCAATCCTATCATTCCTCCTGAGATAATCCAAGAAGGCAGTCGAGAAGATGAACAATCCGAATCTAATCCCGAATAA
- a CDS encoding CHAT domain-containing protein produces MTGTNVAKKKILILAAFSAQSDLDLGKEIEEIEEIMQGGSKSFDVDQRTAKTVDKVRQAIRYESPQIVHFCGHGLEDGSFLLDDENDKTKKHPLEPKGLAGFFSNLTDVECVILNACYSVKAADLIAENIAYVIGMNRAIGDDAAIKFVRGFYEALRDEALGNRPDVFDKAFERGLQALGGHDPSQQDIPVIRKNLTVQKPEVRLISPAEHSTVPMRSTFSGTYKHLEEDMSLWLFIFAPGEGKYYLDEIVNYRNGNWEVSGVIIGGEVDNRATYEVGVLIADAEATRTLRIGSDGLKELPSGVKKFSDYSIYRE; encoded by the coding sequence ATGACTGGAACAAATGTAGCCAAGAAGAAGATTTTGATTCTAGCAGCATTTTCTGCGCAGAGCGATCTGGATTTAGGGAAGGAGATTGAAGAGATTGAAGAGATCATGCAAGGAGGCTCAAAGAGCTTTGATGTTGATCAACGCACTGCTAAAACTGTTGACAAAGTTCGTCAAGCAATTAGGTATGAATCTCCTCAAATCGTTCATTTTTGTGGACATGGTTTAGAGGACGGCAGTTTTCTCCTAGATGACGAAAATGATAAGACCAAAAAACACCCCTTGGAACCAAAGGGGCTAGCAGGATTTTTTAGCAATCTTACTGATGTGGAGTGTGTAATCCTCAATGCTTGCTATTCAGTCAAAGCCGCTGACTTAATTGCAGAGAACATTGCCTATGTGATTGGAATGAATCGTGCCATTGGGGATGATGCCGCAATCAAATTTGTTCGAGGCTTTTATGAAGCGTTAAGGGATGAAGCTTTAGGGAATCGACCCGATGTATTTGATAAAGCTTTTGAGAGGGGGCTACAAGCTCTTGGGGGACATGACCCTTCTCAGCAAGATATTCCAGTTATCCGTAAGAATCTAACAGTCCAAAAACCAGAAGTGCGACTCATAAGTCCTGCTGAACATAGCACAGTTCCTATGAGAAGTACGTTCAGTGGTACTTACAAGCATTTAGAAGAAGATATGAGTCTGTGGCTTTTTATTTTTGCTCCAGGCGAGGGCAAATATTACTTAGATGAAATAGTTAATTATAGAAATGGCAACTGGGAAGTGTCAGGAGTGATTATTGGTGGAGAAGTTGATAATCGAGCTACCTATGAAGTAGGAGTGTTGATTGCAGATGCAGAAGCGACGAGAACTCTACGAATAGGTTCGGATGGTTTGAAGGAATTGCCTAGTGGCGTGAAGAAGTTCAGCGACTACTCAATTTATAGGGAGTAG